One genomic region from Nostoc sphaeroides encodes:
- a CDS encoding DUF2996 domain-containing protein, producing MADPTNHNQAGEVAPSTVDKQAPSVAEEHAPSTDSPEATDLPTANAPDPKAANPEDNPNAASPKREKPAAAATGEKPAAKAAKKEKAPAVEDKPFVEFIEQDYLPALQKAIAQQGVKDLQVSFAKQKVPITGFESAEECWQIIGSWKEIGLRQFNLYFPEEDIQGKKGFSCNEGKKPSTLESFLIDERKTTLDLLVFGLVQRLDGQKWLGIN from the coding sequence ATGGCAGACCCAACCAATCACAATCAAGCGGGAGAAGTAGCTCCCAGCACAGTTGACAAGCAAGCTCCCAGTGTGGCTGAAGAACACGCTCCTAGTACAGACTCACCGGAAGCTACAGACCTTCCTACTGCTAACGCGCCAGATCCGAAAGCTGCAAACCCCGAAGATAACCCTAATGCTGCATCACCTAAGCGCGAAAAACCCGCAGCCGCCGCAACAGGAGAAAAACCCGCAGCTAAAGCCGCCAAAAAGGAAAAAGCCCCAGCTGTTGAGGATAAGCCATTTGTAGAGTTCATCGAGCAAGACTACTTGCCAGCTTTACAAAAAGCGATCGCTCAACAAGGCGTGAAAGATTTACAGGTGTCTTTTGCCAAGCAGAAAGTTCCAATCACTGGTTTTGAATCTGCCGAAGAATGCTGGCAAATTATCGGCAGTTGGAAAGAAATTGGTCTGCGTCAGTTTAACCTCTATTTCCCAGAAGAAGATATTCAAGGGAAAAAGGGATTTTCCTGTAATGAAGGCAAAAAACCTAGCACTCTTGAGTCCTTCTTAATTGATGAGCGCAAAACTACCCTTGATTTGTTAGTATTTGGCTTAGTTCAGCGCTTGGACGGTCAAAAGTGGTTAGGTATAAATTAG
- a CDS encoding TM2 domain-containing protein: MNLENNQHKDRLLVSYILCAAVFFGLGGLHRFYNGKIGTGLLWLLTGGVFGIGQLVDLFFIPNMVDEYENNLRLKAGVSPFGVPLNQAVVASQVHRPTGNQLMIKLIEAAESKGGILTVTQGVKFTGASFAEVEATLNEMYKSGYVKIDNDPNTGAVIYHFHEL; the protein is encoded by the coding sequence ATGAATCTTGAAAACAATCAGCATAAAGACCGACTTCTTGTCTCTTACATCTTGTGTGCAGCAGTCTTTTTCGGATTAGGAGGACTGCACCGTTTCTACAATGGCAAGATTGGGACTGGTTTGTTGTGGCTGTTGACCGGTGGTGTGTTTGGTATAGGGCAGTTGGTGGATTTGTTTTTCATCCCCAACATGGTTGACGAATACGAAAACAACCTGAGATTAAAAGCGGGTGTGTCTCCCTTTGGTGTGCCCTTAAATCAAGCAGTGGTTGCTTCTCAAGTCCACCGCCCAACAGGCAACCAACTCATGATTAAACTGATTGAAGCGGCAGAAAGCAAGGGTGGTATTTTAACTGTGACTCAAGGCGTAAAGTTTACGGGAGCTAGCTTTGCTGAAGTGGAAGCTACTCTGAACGAGATGTACAAATCAGGTTACGTAAAAATAGATAACGACCCCAATACTGGAGCCGTTATCTACCATTTCCATGAACTTTAA